A region of the Kribbella sp. NBC_01245 genome:
CGCTCTCCTGGCACCACCAACGTCCGGCCCGCCCAGGCCTTGTTCTCGGCTATGCTGCGAACAACCAGTCAGACCTGGCCGAAGGCATTGCAACCATCGCGGAGGCTCTACATCACCAGTAAGTGTTGAGGTTCTGCATGAGCGCAGAGACGGCTCCACCTTCCGGCTTCTGGTAGAAGTCGAGCGCAACGAAGTTCGGCTTGCGGCCGGCTACAGGACCACAGACCCGGGTCAACCGGTCCGAGAGCTTAGAGCCGTTGTCGGCTGACGCAGCGCCTTCAGTCGGGATATCCCGGTAGTGGTTCATCACGTGCAGACGGCGGAAGCCCGGCTCCTCCTTGGCCAACGGAACCTCGTCCCAGCGGCTGTAGCACTGGGTGTCACCGCCAGAGCCGAGAGACCAGTAGTTCTCCGCGGTCCAGTCCCGGTCGAACATCACGCCGTACGACTCGCGGCCGGAGCGCTGGGAGAAGACCAGCAGGCGGCGGTTCTGGGCGATGAGCTCGGAGATGCGCGGCCAGCCGTTCTGCCGTACGCCGGCCTGATCCGGCCGGAAGACGCGATCGGCGAAACCGTTGACCTTGGCAACAGCCGTTCGCAATTCCTCGACGCTGGTGTAGTCCTCGATGAAGAGGCTGACCACGGCCGACGGGTTGGCGTTGAGGAAGTTGACGACATCTTGGAGACCGGCGGTGAGCGTGCGTTCGTTGCCCCAGCAGCTGCCGTGACACATCCGGACATCGCCGTTGTAGGGATGCGCGTCAATCTGCAGCCCGCGCACACCTTGGCTGAGCTGATCCCGCAAACGGTAAGACTGGTTGGGGAATCGGCCCCAGAAGCCTTCGTCGGTATTGGCCATCGCGTTGTGGGCGACGAGGTAACTGACCTGGTCGAGGCGCGGATCGGCGGGCATGGGCCGACGCGGTACGTCGACGCCGTTCACGTACCACTCGGCGCCGGGGCCGGCGTCCGCACTGACCACCAGCTCGCGCCCGGTCGAGGGACTCGTAGCGACAACGCGGAGGTAGCCGCCAGTCGGGCTCTTGATGCGAAAGCGGCCGCCAAGATCCTCGAAGAGCCAGGCGGAGGCGGCGTTCGAGCAGGGACGGAGAACGGCTTTCGCCGCGTCGCTCCGGCCGAGGCACCAGGCCGAGTTGGCGACGAGCGTGATCTTTACGTTGCCGCTATCGGACTGGAGCCGCCATTGCTGGGCGGCCGAACCGTTCGCGGCCCACTCCTGGATCTTGTGCCCATCGTCGATCCCACCACCGTCGAGATCGGCCACCCGGCCGTTCGGCACACTCACCAGAATCACCGACGACCCCATCGGCGGATCCGCAATGGCTGAAGCTGAAGCCTTCACCACCTGACCGGAAGCCAGACCGAGCGCGAAGGAAAGGGTCA
Encoded here:
- a CDS encoding PI-PLC domain-containing protein is translated as MAVPSARLIGLTLSFALGLASGQVVKASASAIADPPMGSSVILVSVPNGRVADLDGGGIDDGHKIQEWAANGSAAQQWRLQSDSGNVKITLVANSAWCLGRSDAAKAVLRPCSNAASAWLFEDLGGRFRIKSPTGGYLRVVATSPSTGRELVVSADAGPGAEWYVNGVDVPRRPMPADPRLDQVSYLVAHNAMANTDEGFWGRFPNQSYRLRDQLSQGVRGLQIDAHPYNGDVRMCHGSCWGNERTLTAGLQDVVNFLNANPSAVVSLFIEDYTSVEELRTAVAKVNGFADRVFRPDQAGVRQNGWPRISELIAQNRRLLVFSQRSGRESYGVMFDRDWTAENYWSLGSGGDTQCYSRWDEVPLAKEEPGFRRLHVMNHYRDIPTEGAASADNGSKLSDRLTRVCGPVAGRKPNFVALDFYQKPEGGAVSALMQNLNTYW